A single genomic interval of uncultured Pseudodesulfovibrio sp. harbors:
- a CDS encoding branched-chain amino acid transaminase: MVQKSETIWFDGKQVPWDEANVHVLTHTLHYGAGVFEGIRAYECADGSSEVFRLEEHMVRLVNSAKILGIKVPYTAAELTEAAVETLKLNKLAGAYVRPLVFIGEGAMGVHPGDNPIRTIIATWPWGAYLGEEALEKGIAVKCSTFNRHHVNVMMTKSKACGNYVNSVLAKTEAVGDGYDEAILLDTTGHVSEGSGENIFMVVNDVIYTPHADGVLGGLTRDSIITLAGDLGYEVREEPITRDMLYVADEVFFTGTAAELTPISSIDRREIGDGKAGPVAKLLQTEYFKIVKGENEDYEHWLHRYSV; encoded by the coding sequence ATGGTCCAGAAGTCTGAAACCATCTGGTTTGACGGTAAACAGGTCCCCTGGGACGAGGCGAATGTCCACGTCCTGACACACACTCTTCATTACGGTGCCGGTGTATTCGAAGGTATTCGTGCCTACGAGTGTGCTGACGGTTCTTCCGAGGTGTTTCGCCTTGAAGAACATATGGTGCGCCTGGTCAATTCCGCCAAAATTCTGGGTATCAAAGTCCCTTATACCGCTGCCGAACTGACTGAAGCCGCTGTCGAGACTTTGAAGCTGAACAAACTTGCCGGCGCGTATGTTCGTCCGCTGGTGTTCATCGGCGAAGGTGCCATGGGTGTACACCCCGGTGACAACCCGATCCGTACCATCATCGCCACCTGGCCTTGGGGTGCATATCTTGGAGAAGAAGCTCTGGAAAAGGGCATTGCCGTCAAGTGCAGCACCTTCAACAGGCACCATGTCAATGTCATGATGACCAAGTCCAAGGCATGCGGCAACTACGTCAACTCCGTGCTCGCCAAGACCGAAGCCGTTGGCGACGGTTATGACGAAGCCATTCTGCTCGATACCACAGGTCACGTTTCCGAAGGTTCCGGCGAGAACATCTTCATGGTCGTGAATGACGTCATCTACACTCCCCACGCCGACGGCGTGCTGGGTGGCCTGACTCGTGACTCCATCATCACCTTGGCAGGCGACCTCGGATACGAAGTGCGTGAAGAGCCGATCACCCGTGACATGCTCTACGTCGCCGATGAGGTCTTTTTCACCGGTACGGCAGCCGAATTGACTCCCATCAGTTCCATTGACCGTCGTGAGATCGGTGACGGCAAGGCCGGTCCTGTCGCCAAGCTGCTCCAGACCGAATACTTCAAGATCGTCAAGGGCGAAAACGAAGACTACGAGCACTGGCTCCATCGCTATTCGGTTTAA
- a CDS encoding aminotransferase class I/II-fold pyridoxal phosphate-dependent enzyme, which yields MSNFARVDRLPPYVFAQVNELKMKLRHAGADIIDLGMGNPDVPTPKPILDKLAEAAYKPGNSKYSASKGIKGLRKAICDWYFRRYDVSLDRNQEVCVTMGAKEGLAHLGLAMLSPGDVVLAPDPAYPIHPYASIIAGADVRRVPIGPGQDFFENLETAVKHTWPKPKVLIINFPHNPTTQCIELPFFQRIVDFAKEHELYVIHDLAYADFVFDGYTAPSFMQAEGAKDVGVEFFSMTKSYSMAGMRVGFCVGNPEMVQALTRIKSYLDYGIYQPIQIAAACALNGDLDPEPKFTQDEMDQHVKDIMAVYEDRRDALCEGLNRIGWEVTPPKATMFLWAPIPEEFKKMGSVEFSKMLLKEAEVAVSPGLGFGEYGDDHVRFSFVENRHRTNQAVRNLRKFFSKG from the coding sequence ATGTCTAATTTTGCTAGAGTCGATCGACTGCCTCCCTATGTTTTTGCTCAGGTGAATGAACTCAAGATGAAACTGCGCCACGCGGGCGCGGATATCATCGACCTGGGCATGGGCAACCCCGATGTGCCCACACCGAAGCCTATTCTCGACAAGCTGGCAGAAGCGGCGTACAAGCCCGGCAACTCCAAGTACTCGGCGTCCAAGGGAATCAAAGGACTTCGCAAGGCCATCTGCGACTGGTATTTCCGTCGCTACGACGTATCCCTTGATCGAAATCAGGAAGTCTGCGTCACCATGGGAGCCAAGGAAGGCCTCGCTCATCTCGGTCTGGCCATGCTCAGCCCCGGCGATGTCGTCCTCGCGCCGGACCCGGCCTACCCCATTCATCCGTATGCCTCAATCATTGCTGGCGCGGATGTCCGCCGTGTGCCCATCGGCCCCGGTCAGGATTTCTTCGAGAACCTTGAAACCGCGGTCAAGCACACATGGCCCAAGCCCAAGGTGCTGATCATCAACTTCCCCCACAACCCGACGACCCAATGCATTGAGCTGCCCTTCTTCCAGCGCATCGTCGACTTCGCCAAGGAACACGAGCTGTATGTCATCCATGACCTCGCATATGCAGATTTCGTATTCGACGGCTACACAGCCCCGAGCTTCATGCAGGCTGAAGGCGCAAAAGACGTCGGCGTGGAATTCTTCTCCATGACCAAAAGCTACTCCATGGCGGGCATGCGTGTCGGCTTCTGCGTCGGTAACCCTGAGATGGTTCAGGCCCTAACCCGCATCAAGAGCTACCTTGATTATGGTATATACCAGCCCATCCAGATTGCGGCTGCCTGTGCCCTCAACGGAGATCTCGACCCTGAGCCCAAATTCACTCAGGACGAAATGGACCAGCACGTCAAGGATATCATGGCTGTCTACGAAGACCGCCGTGACGCCCTGTGTGAAGGCCTGAACCGTATCGGCTGGGAAGTCACCCCGCCCAAGGCTACCATGTTCCTGTGGGCTCCGATTCCTGAAGAATTCAAGAAAATGGGATCAGTGGAATTCTCCAAAATGCTGCTCAAGGAAGCAGAGGTTGCGGTTTCTCCCGGCCTCGGGTTCGGCGAATACGGCGATGACCACGTCCGCTTCAGCTTCGTGGAAAACCGTCACCGTACCAATCAGGCTGTCCGCAACCTGCGTAAATTCTTCTCCAAGGGGTAA
- a CDS encoding homoserine dehydrogenase, producing the protein MDVIKLGLGGFGTVGSGLAKILDMNADRIAKRLDRKIEIKSALVRDLNKKRAFDLGPNATLTDNPDELVNDPEVDIIVELMGGLDTARDLILKAFAAGKHVVTANKHLLAEHGLELFQAARENNVGLMFEASCAGGIPIVQTLKESLAGDKVNNMLGIMNGTANYILSEMTTKGMDFNTALADAQDLGYAEADPTFDIEGFDTAHKLCVLIRMAYGVDYPLEDIPVQGITGVTPMDIQFAREFGYRIKLLAHVMDVDGQLEAGVHPALVPYTYLIARVGGNYNAIRLTGNAVGPVMLHGQGAGDLPTGSAVLADIMHLIRHMKQGVTPDNTGFDGLAIEKAKILPPEESESKYYFRFTVADRTGVMAAITKSMATHGVSIAQAVQKGEAGAEGVPLVIITHETRAKDANAMIEEVDAMDFTVEPCVKFRIL; encoded by the coding sequence ATGGACGTAATAAAACTCGGCCTCGGCGGTTTCGGGACTGTCGGCTCCGGCCTCGCAAAGATTCTCGACATGAATGCGGACCGCATCGCAAAGCGGCTCGACAGAAAGATCGAGATAAAATCAGCGCTTGTCCGCGACCTGAACAAGAAACGCGCATTCGATCTCGGACCGAATGCAACGCTTACAGACAACCCCGACGAGCTTGTCAACGACCCCGAGGTCGACATCATTGTCGAACTCATGGGCGGACTTGATACCGCAAGAGACCTCATCCTCAAGGCGTTTGCCGCCGGAAAGCATGTGGTCACCGCCAACAAGCACCTTCTGGCAGAACACGGCCTGGAACTTTTCCAGGCCGCCAGAGAAAACAACGTCGGCCTCATGTTTGAGGCCAGTTGTGCCGGGGGCATTCCCATTGTTCAGACTCTCAAGGAAAGTCTCGCAGGTGACAAAGTCAACAACATGCTCGGCATCATGAACGGGACGGCCAACTACATCCTGTCCGAAATGACGACCAAGGGCATGGACTTCAACACCGCTCTCGCCGACGCACAGGACCTCGGTTATGCCGAGGCGGACCCGACTTTCGATATTGAAGGTTTCGATACCGCACACAAGCTGTGCGTCCTTATCCGCATGGCCTATGGTGTCGACTATCCGCTGGAGGACATCCCTGTTCAGGGAATCACCGGCGTTACCCCGATGGACATCCAGTTCGCGCGCGAATTCGGTTACCGCATCAAGTTGCTCGCTCACGTCATGGACGTTGACGGTCAGCTTGAAGCCGGCGTCCACCCGGCATTGGTACCGTACACCTATCTGATCGCCCGTGTCGGCGGAAACTACAACGCTATCCGGCTCACAGGCAACGCTGTCGGCCCTGTCATGCTTCACGGACAGGGTGCGGGCGACCTGCCCACCGGCAGTGCCGTCCTCGCCGACATCATGCATCTGATCCGGCACATGAAGCAGGGAGTGACTCCGGACAATACCGGATTCGATGGGCTGGCCATTGAAAAGGCAAAAATACTGCCTCCGGAAGAATCCGAATCAAAATACTACTTCCGTTTCACCGTGGCCGATCGAACCGGCGTCATGGCGGCCATCACGAAATCCATGGCCACACACGGCGTTTCCATTGCACAGGCGGTCCAGAAAGGCGAAGCCGGTGCCGAAGGCGTCCCGCTCGTCATCATCACGCACGAGACCCGGGCAAAGGATGCAAATGCCATGATTGAAGAAGTGGACGCCATGGACTTCACAGTCGAGCCGTGCGTTAAATTCAGAATCCTCTAA
- a CDS encoding cofactor-independent phosphoglycerate mutase: MKTVYLIADGMGGWPLEELGGKTTMEAAVTPNMDELAKTGIVGRAQTVPEGMPPGSDVANMALLGFDPATYHTGRGPIEAAAQGLELDPDDLVWRLNLVTVSKLNIDGFMRDYSSGHISTDVSRPVVEALQERLGNDTYTFIPGIQYRHLLVQKGGALTDDAKLNVNPPHDITDKPIKLDLRVFSRSPFLWDLIFEAKEILEDRDVNMSIANSIWPWGQGRPLNLPNFKETFGLDGAVISAVDLIKGLGFASGMEVLDVEGATGLLETNYEGKVDAALNYLKDNDFVFVHLEGPDECGHGGDASEKVEAISRFDSRVVAPMREALKDEEVNWIITCDHFTPIAERTHTMDAVPFIINKPGCEASGVSEFSEKTADSTGLKLENGFELLSFALNNAGK, from the coding sequence ATGAAAACAGTATATCTCATAGCCGACGGAATGGGCGGCTGGCCGCTGGAAGAGCTTGGCGGCAAAACAACCATGGAAGCCGCAGTCACGCCAAACATGGACGAACTGGCAAAAACCGGCATCGTCGGCCGCGCACAGACCGTGCCGGAAGGCATGCCGCCCGGTTCGGATGTGGCAAACATGGCCCTGCTCGGCTTTGATCCGGCAACATACCACACCGGACGCGGCCCCATTGAGGCAGCGGCGCAGGGGCTTGAGCTTGACCCGGACGACCTTGTCTGGCGGCTCAATCTCGTCACGGTTTCCAAGCTGAATATTGACGGTTTCATGCGGGACTATTCCTCCGGGCACATCTCCACGGACGTCTCACGACCTGTGGTAGAAGCCTTGCAGGAAAGACTCGGTAACGACACCTATACCTTCATCCCCGGCATCCAGTACAGGCACCTGCTCGTCCAGAAAGGCGGTGCTTTGACTGATGACGCCAAGCTGAACGTCAACCCGCCCCACGACATAACGGACAAACCCATCAAACTCGATCTGCGTGTTTTTTCCCGCAGCCCGTTTCTGTGGGACCTGATTTTCGAAGCCAAGGAAATCCTTGAAGATCGTGACGTGAACATGAGTATCGCAAATTCCATCTGGCCATGGGGTCAGGGACGTCCGCTCAATCTTCCGAATTTCAAGGAAACATTCGGCCTCGACGGTGCGGTTATCTCCGCTGTCGATCTCATCAAAGGGCTTGGTTTCGCATCCGGCATGGAAGTCCTCGACGTGGAAGGAGCAACCGGCCTTCTCGAAACCAATTATGAAGGCAAAGTCGATGCCGCACTCAATTACCTCAAGGACAACGACTTCGTATTTGTCCACCTTGAAGGTCCGGACGAATGCGGGCATGGCGGCGACGCCAGCGAAAAGGTCGAAGCGATCAGCCGATTCGACTCCCGAGTCGTCGCTCCCATGCGTGAAGCGCTCAAGGATGAAGAGGTAAACTGGATCATCACCTGTGATCATTTTACCCCTATTGCCGAACGGACGCACACCATGGACGCAGTACCGTTTATCATCAACAAACCGGGGTGCGAGGCTTCCGGCGTATCTGAATTCTCCGAAAAAACCGCCGATTCAACAGGTTTGAAATTGGAAAACGGATTTGAACTGCTCTCCTTCGCACTCAACAACGCCGGTAAATAA
- a CDS encoding thioesterase family protein translates to MVSKIEFPQNDSWYHHFVSYGETDTMGVLYYAEYLHLFERSRSLFIRERGMSYAEVEKRGIILPVREAGCRYRSPVRFDDEIYIHVGISQWKRASMTFAYEVWDKDKSVLHATGMTEHAAVGPNGKPTRVPDWLKDLFE, encoded by the coding sequence ATGGTATCGAAAATCGAATTTCCACAAAACGACAGTTGGTATCACCATTTTGTCTCATACGGTGAAACTGACACCATGGGCGTTCTTTATTATGCGGAATATCTGCATCTTTTCGAACGCTCCCGCAGCCTGTTCATCCGTGAACGCGGCATGAGCTATGCCGAAGTGGAAAAGCGAGGCATCATTCTGCCGGTACGTGAAGCTGGTTGCCGCTATCGTTCCCCGGTCCGGTTCGACGATGAGATCTATATTCACGTCGGTATCAGCCAGTGGAAACGGGCATCCATGACATTCGCATACGAAGTCTGGGACAAGGATAAATCTGTTCTCCACGCCACAGGAATGACGGAGCATGCAGCCGTTGGCCCCAACGGTAAACCGACCCGCGTTCCCGATTGGCTGAAAGATCTTTTCGAATAA
- a CDS encoding amidohydrolase family protein — protein MFIDVHTHAFHPKIAHKVVDQLENHYSISPVGNGQLEDLTERLDRAGIDKAVVLAAATSGDQVIPANNWAIHIKETYPSLIPFGTIHPDFDRLESELDRLQKNNITGLKFHPDFQGFRMDDPALYEIMEMMADRFICLFHVGDTLPPEENPSCPKKLAKLHRAFPNTPIIAAHMGGYRQWEYSLEHLADTNVYVDSSSVMDFVDDSLLKQLFDSFGSDRTLFGSDYPLYDPASEIDRLKSRLHLSETALESLLNNASHLLCS, from the coding sequence ATGTTCATTGACGTACATACTCACGCCTTTCATCCGAAAATCGCACACAAGGTCGTGGATCAACTGGAAAATCATTACTCCATATCCCCTGTCGGAAACGGACAGCTGGAAGATTTGACTGAACGTCTGGACCGAGCTGGTATCGACAAGGCCGTTGTCCTTGCTGCCGCCACTTCCGGCGATCAGGTTATTCCGGCAAACAACTGGGCTATTCACATCAAGGAAACATATCCTTCGCTCATTCCGTTCGGAACAATCCATCCGGATTTCGACCGACTGGAAAGTGAATTGGATCGCCTGCAAAAAAACAACATCACCGGCCTGAAATTTCATCCCGACTTTCAAGGATTTCGGATGGATGACCCTGCCCTGTATGAAATAATGGAAATGATGGCCGACCGATTCATCTGCCTCTTCCATGTCGGCGATACCCTTCCGCCCGAAGAAAATCCGTCCTGCCCGAAAAAACTGGCAAAATTGCACCGGGCATTCCCGAATACCCCTATCATAGCGGCGCACATGGGCGGCTACAGACAATGGGAATATTCTCTGGAGCACCTCGCGGACACAAACGTGTATGTCGATTCATCCAGCGTCATGGACTTTGTTGATGATTCGCTTTTGAAACAGCTTTTTGATTCTTTTGGCAGTGACCGGACTCTCTTCGGCAGCGATTATCCCTTGTACGATCCAGCTTCCGAAATCGATCGTCTGAAATCCCGTCTGCATCTTTCGGAAACTGCGTTGGAATCACTTCTCAACAACGCATCACATCTCTTATGCTCTTAA
- a CDS encoding YgdI/YgdR family lipoprotein, producing the protein MLRRITLALSFCLILALAACGTKTYQVTTKSGQTYTANGSLDYDVKSETYKFKNEKGKEIILNQKDIQVIQESE; encoded by the coding sequence ATGCTGAGAAGAATCACATTGGCACTGTCATTCTGCCTCATCCTTGCTCTGGCAGCGTGCGGAACCAAGACCTATCAGGTCACCACGAAATCAGGTCAGACCTACACCGCGAATGGCTCACTGGATTATGACGTCAAGTCAGAAACCTACAAATTCAAAAACGAGAAAGGCAAAGAAATCATTCTCAATCAAAAAGACATCCAAGTCATTCAGGAAAGCGAATAA
- the dgt gene encoding dGTP triphosphohydrolase, whose translation MKNCFYSAYDFESIGQGQAKHQKGRTPFEVDRDRIIYSPAFRRLQSKTQVFLSGEFDFYRTRLTHSIEVSQIGRSIVNHLNRTAPELGDGFHIDQDLVESICLAHDIGHPSFGHAGERVLNEMMLEAGGFEGNAQNLRILVDLFYRKGSTWSGMNPTRAFLDGMLKYKILFSASEAKKNHFIYDFQEEVLRFVSPDVAFSECFETEKELNGFKSVECRIMDWADDIAYSIHDLDDGIRAGFITVKKVRNWIDVKDKEITGSDTEFLESLCSAIQDDTFSSFLARRIGEFIHATSLVKRDNPFAEKTNRYLYDIEVVEESRLLCNLLKKLAVALVFHTPQVHQVEFKGGRILRQLFEVMDSEYAKGDTADFQLLPAHYHSALLEMDQERRKRMLCDYLSGMTDGFVVRTYKRLFDPDFGSILDLI comes from the coding sequence GTGAAAAACTGTTTTTATTCGGCATATGACTTCGAGTCCATCGGACAGGGGCAGGCCAAGCATCAGAAAGGGCGCACTCCGTTTGAGGTGGACCGGGATCGTATCATCTACTCACCGGCTTTTCGCAGGCTGCAATCAAAGACGCAGGTTTTCCTGTCCGGTGAATTTGATTTTTACCGCACGCGCCTGACGCATTCCATTGAGGTCTCACAGATCGGACGATCCATTGTTAATCACCTGAATCGGACTGCACCTGAGCTTGGCGATGGTTTTCATATAGATCAGGATTTGGTTGAATCCATCTGTCTGGCTCATGATATCGGGCATCCGTCCTTTGGACATGCCGGTGAACGTGTGCTCAACGAGATGATGCTTGAAGCCGGCGGATTTGAGGGGAATGCTCAAAATCTCCGTATTCTGGTTGACCTGTTCTATCGCAAGGGATCCACTTGGTCGGGGATGAATCCGACCCGGGCCTTTTTGGACGGCATGCTGAAATACAAGATTTTGTTCAGTGCATCCGAGGCCAAAAAGAATCATTTCATTTATGATTTTCAGGAAGAAGTTCTGCGTTTCGTCAGCCCGGACGTTGCCTTCTCTGAGTGTTTTGAAACTGAAAAGGAACTCAATGGTTTCAAATCGGTAGAGTGCCGGATAATGGATTGGGCTGATGACATTGCCTATTCCATTCACGATCTCGATGATGGCATTCGTGCCGGATTTATTACAGTAAAGAAGGTTCGTAACTGGATTGATGTAAAGGACAAGGAGATTACCGGGAGCGATACTGAGTTCCTTGAGTCGCTGTGTTCGGCCATTCAGGATGATACGTTCAGTTCCTTTCTCGCTCGTCGAATTGGAGAGTTCATCCATGCGACATCGCTCGTCAAGCGAGACAATCCGTTTGCCGAAAAAACGAATCGTTACCTTTATGACATAGAGGTCGTCGAAGAGAGCAGACTGCTTTGCAATCTCTTGAAAAAACTTGCAGTGGCGTTGGTCTTTCATACGCCACAGGTGCATCAGGTCGAGTTCAAGGGAGGCCGGATTCTCCGCCAACTGTTCGAGGTGATGGATTCCGAATATGCCAAAGGGGATACGGCTGATTTCCAGCTCTTGCCTGCACACTACCATTCTGCTCTTTTGGAAATGGATCAAGAGCGGAGGAAGCGGATGCTTTGTGATTATCTGTCCGGGATGACAGATGGATTTGTTGTCAGAACGTATAAACGACTTTTCGATCCGGATTTCGGCTCGATTCTGGATTTGATTTGA
- a CDS encoding amino acid ABC transporter permease has protein sequence MDFSLVFKHYDMLLRGATATLEVTFGALALGLFLGIIAGTCRISRRLYIRIFADAYIQVIRGTPMLLQIFFFYLGFPQIYMMITGEGISPDPLITGIIALGINSGAYNAEIIRAGIQSINKGQMEAARSSGLSHTQSMIYVILPQALRRMIPPLANELVVLLKDSSLISTIGVAELMYSAKVLGAKYYTYVPFLVGAGCIYLTLTFSFSRLFNALERKLSSGSGARANAGKAPDLG, from the coding sequence GTGGATTTTTCTCTCGTCTTTAAACATTACGATATGCTGCTCAGGGGGGCGACCGCCACTCTTGAGGTGACTTTCGGCGCACTCGCTCTCGGCCTGTTTCTGGGAATTATTGCGGGAACATGCCGCATCAGTCGTCGGTTGTATATTCGGATTTTTGCGGATGCCTACATTCAGGTTATTCGCGGTACTCCGATGCTTTTGCAGATTTTCTTTTTCTACCTCGGATTTCCGCAAATTTACATGATGATTACCGGTGAAGGCATTTCGCCTGATCCGTTGATTACCGGTATTATCGCCCTTGGTATCAATAGCGGTGCATACAATGCGGAGATTATTCGTGCAGGTATCCAGTCCATTAACAAGGGACAGATGGAGGCGGCCCGCAGCAGTGGGTTGAGTCATACGCAGTCCATGATCTATGTGATTCTGCCTCAGGCGTTGAGGCGAATGATTCCGCCTCTCGCAAACGAACTGGTCGTTCTGCTGAAGGATTCTTCGCTCATCTCCACCATTGGCGTTGCAGAGCTGATGTACTCCGCCAAGGTCCTTGGTGCGAAGTACTACACCTATGTGCCGTTCCTGGTCGGAGCTGGTTGCATCTACCTGACACTGACATTCTCGTTCTCGCGCCTTTTCAATGCATTGGAGCGGAAGCTGTCTTCGGGCAGTGGAGCACGGGCCAATGCAGGCAAGGCTCCGGATCTAGGATAA
- a CDS encoding basic amino acid ABC transporter substrate-binding protein, with protein MKFNKFNLTVVAALALLLSLCVGSAFAGTTLEKIKEKGVITVGNSPDYPPFESIGDNGERVGFDIDLLNAMTEKMGLKVKWVTMEFSAIVTAVQSGQVDMGMSGFSVTPDRAKQVSFSNAYFSSGQVLVVRSDSDITGPADLKGKKIAVQLGTTGEQQADKIEGAQVVKPETYNIAFMMLHNKAADAVVADISVADEFVKKGTFKRAGEPLAFEELAIISRKANTDFLNALNKALDEVKKEGTYDKIVKKWNL; from the coding sequence ATGAAGTTCAACAAGTTCAATCTCACCGTAGTTGCGGCTCTCGCATTGCTCCTGAGTCTCTGTGTCGGTTCTGCATTTGCAGGCACCACCCTTGAAAAAATCAAGGAAAAAGGCGTTATCACCGTTGGCAACAGCCCGGACTATCCGCCGTTCGAATCCATTGGCGACAATGGTGAACGTGTCGGCTTTGATATCGATCTCCTGAACGCCATGACCGAAAAGATGGGCCTCAAGGTCAAGTGGGTCACCATGGAATTTTCCGCAATCGTCACTGCCGTCCAGAGCGGTCAGGTTGACATGGGCATGTCCGGATTCAGCGTTACCCCTGATCGTGCCAAGCAGGTCAGCTTCTCCAATGCGTATTTTTCCAGTGGTCAGGTCCTCGTTGTCCGTTCCGATTCCGATATCACCGGCCCTGCGGACCTCAAGGGTAAGAAGATCGCAGTGCAGCTCGGCACCACCGGTGAACAGCAGGCTGACAAGATCGAGGGCGCTCAGGTTGTCAAGCCCGAGACTTACAACATCGCTTTCATGATGCTTCACAACAAGGCTGCCGACGCTGTTGTCGCCGATATTTCCGTTGCTGACGAATTCGTCAAGAAAGGCACTTTCAAGCGTGCTGGCGAGCCGCTGGCATTTGAAGAACTGGCAATCATTTCCCGTAAGGCCAACACTGATTTCCTCAATGCCCTGAACAAGGCACTTGATGAAGTCAAGAAAGAAGGCACATACGACAAGATCGTCAAGAAGTGGAATCTCTAA